One Pangasianodon hypophthalmus isolate fPanHyp1 chromosome 7, fPanHyp1.pri, whole genome shotgun sequence genomic window, AGtgggtttcacacacacacacacacacacacacacacactctctctcacacacacacacacacattcttctaTCACATTATATAATGACGAATGGGCAGGTCCCTTATTATAAGATAATAGTGTTGCATTATATAGTAACAgatgggtgtggcctaaatgGTGTGATTATAATTATGTGTTGTTATAAGATAATAatcaaacactgactcactgaacaacagaggagtgaatctcagctgtgaacaaaatgattcactgaatcaaacactgactcactgaacaacagaggagtgaatctcagctgtgaacaaaatgattcactgaatcaaacaCTGACTCATTGAACAACAGAGAAGTGAATCTCAGCTGTGaacaaaatgattcactgattcaaacactgactcgcTGAACAacagaggagtgaatctcagctgtgaacaaaatgattcaaaatgattcactgaatcaaacactgactcactgaacaacagaggagtgaatctcagctgtgaacaaaatgattcactgattcaaacactgactcattGAACAacagaggagtgaatctcagctgtgaacaaaatgattcactgattcaaacactgactcattGAACAACAGAGAAGTGAATCTCAGCTGTGaacaaaatgattcactgattcaaacactgactcattGTACAacagaggagtgaatctcagctgtgaccaaaatgattcactgaatcaaacaCTGACTCGCTGAACAacagaggagtgaatctcagctgtgaccaaaatgattcactgaatcaaacaCTGACTCATTGAACAacagaggagtgaatctcagctgtgaccaaaatgattcactgattcaaacactgactcgcTGAACAacagaggagtgaatctcagctgtgaccaaaatgattcactgaatcaaacaCTGACTCGCTGAACAacagaggagtgaatctcagctgtgaccaaaatgattcactgattcaaacactgactcattGAACAacagaggagtgaatctcagctgtgaacaaaatgattcactgattcaaacactgactcattGAACAACAGAGAAGTGAATCTCAGCTGTGaacaaaatgattcactgattcaaacactgactcattGTACAacagaggagtgaatctcagctgtgaccaaaatgattcactgaatcaaacaCTGACTCGCTGAACAacagaggagtgaatctcagctgtgaccaaaatgattcactgaatcaaacaCTGACTCATTGAACAacagaggagtgaatctcagctgtgaccaaaatgattcactgattcaaacactgactcgcTGAACAacagaggagtgaatctcagctgtgaccaaaatgattcactgaatcaaacaCTGACTCGCTGAACAacagaggagtgaatctcagctgtgaacaaaatgattcactgaatcaaacaCTGACTCGCTGAACAacagaggagtgaatctcagctgtgaccaaaatgattcactgaatcaaacaCTGACTCGCTGAACAacagaggagtgaatctcagctgtgaccaaaatgattcaaactgattcaaacactgactcgcTGAACAacagaggagtgaatctcagctgtgaacaaaatgattcactggttcaaacactgactcattGTACAacagaggagtgaatctcagctgtgaccaaaatgattcactgattcaaacactgactcgcTGAACAacagaggagtgaatctcagcTGTGAACAAAATGATTCACTAATTCAACAACAGAAGAGTGAATCTTTGTAAAGACCGGAAGActtatttgttcatttgaaaACTAACGAGATAAAAATGAGTTAAATGATTCACAGTGAGTGAAGTTGTAAAACTTGCTGCAGCAACTGAACGAAATGAACGACTCGACGTACGGCAGTGACTGATACTGATTCATTCAGTTTACTGACTCATTCAGAAAGATTGAATCATTTGCTGATGAAATCTCTACTGCATATATGTCATACTGTTTATACGTttataactctgtgtgtgtgtgtgtgtgtgtgtgtgtgtgtgtgtgtgtgtgtgtgtgtgtgtgtgtagggcagAGAAGATCCCAGCTGCCCTGTACTCCTCCTACACTGAGTCCTGTATGAGACAGCAGCAGGGAGAAGGTGAGTCTCTACAGCAAGACTTTCATACTCAAACCTGGGACACTGTGTTTATAGCTTCCATTTACACGTGCAGCCTTAACACAGTATTTTACCCTGAtgaacacattcacacttacaCTGGAAGTCCCATTACAGTCACCATTACACAGGAGGTAACAGGTTTTGTCCTGTTACATCAACTCGTTTAATCTTCCTGTGATATTAATGTCCTGATATAGTCCTgcatagatgtgtgtgtgtgtgtgtgtgtgtgtgtgtgtgtgtgtgtgtgttacaggtgtgtgtgacgCACAGGAGCAGGACCCTCAGGTTGGTGTTCACACTCAGTTGCTGCAGCTGAGGAGGTTATTGTCTACTGGAGCTGCTGAaggaggtatacacacacacacacacacacacacacacacacagaggaagttGATGTGTATGTCATTATGACACATGAACCAaaagatatattatatattatatattatatattatatacctATATCAGGAAAAGGGTTTTTCAGGGAtaaaagtgggcggagctttaAGCCTTCCTCTAAGATGATTGGATAAATGCAGTGATCCTGAGTAGACAATAACAGTGAATTAGtgatcatcttcatcttcttaaattcatcatcatcatcttacaTTCTTACTGTAGTTGAGAACTTTATCCCAGTTATAAATGCTTGGTTTCTGTAGAACGTCCTGTACATTATCCTGTAGAACGTGTGGAACGTTAATAGAATCTGATCTCAGCTAATCGATATATCGGTGTGTCATGACGTGTCTCAGAGGTGCGAGCGCAGGTCGCCCTGCTGTCTCAGACGCTGAGCCGTGTGTGTGATCACCTGGACCAGCAGCGCGAGTGTGAGAGCATAACGCTGACCCTGGAcccacacactccttcacacacacctcctgtaagaaagcacacacacacacacacacacagctgatctTAGAACACAATAATATTCAGACTGTGTGTTAATttatctctgtgtttgtgtgtttgtgtgtgtgtgtgtgtttgtttgtctgtgtttgtttgtctgtgtgtgtgtgtgtgtgtgtgtgtgtgtgtgtgtgtgtgtgtttgaggttgtAAATGTGATCCTGCAGGgtttctgtgagtgtgtgctggCTGCGTGTAGAGTCGCTCCTCCAAACAGGTAAAGTGTGTCTGATTatcttatttgtgtgtgtgtgtgtgtgtgtgtgtgattacagttaCTCTGACACACAGTCAGTGTTGAATTtcaccctctgtgtgtgtgtgtgtgtgtgtgtgtgtgtgtgtgtgtgtgtaggcagtgTCAGTGGGTTGGAGTGTTTCTGAAGATGTTAATAGGACACACccagctgtacacacacatcctgCACAGACTTCTGCAACTACTGTacctccaggtaacacacacacacacacacacacacacacacacacacacacacacacttcctctctctctctctctctctctctctctctttctttccttattgTAGTATATAACAGTGATGAAGCAGCATTACACTGACTGCCACTAGATGGCGctaatcactcaaaaatataatCACAGGTCTAATTCAACTGAACTGAATTTACTGTTTGTACAGCcgtggtgatgtgtgtgtgatgtgtgtgtgtgtgtctgtgtgtgatgtgtgtgtgtgtgatgtgtgtgtgtgatgtgtgtgtgtctgtgtgatgtgtgtgtgtctgtgtgatgtgtctgtgtgatgtgtctgtgtgatgtgtgtgtgtgatgtgtgtgtgtgtgtgtgtgatgtgtgtgtgtgtgatgtgtgtgtggtgtgtgtgtgtgtgtgtgtgtgtgtaggggccGTCTCTCTCCCCCGCCCATGTCCTGGCCCTGGCGGTGCTGGTGGTGGAGCTGCATGTGTGCAGAGATCAGTCTCCCCCAGTGCACCTGTCTCACtccacctgtctcacacactccacctgtctcacacactccacctgtctgtctccatcCGAGGCCCTGAGTGATGCTTTACCTTTTTCCACTGCGAGTGGCATGGAGTTCTGTctcaggtctcacacacacacacacacacacacacatacgcatacgcacacgcacacacacacacacacacacacacacacgcgcacacagacacacacacagacacacacacacacacgcgcgcacacacacacacacacattttaccaaTTATGACTCAACTGTATGAAGTAATATTGtttcctgtgtgtgcgtgtgtgcgtgtgtgtgcgtgcgcgcgtgtgtgcgtgcgtgcgcgtgtgtgtgcgtgcgtgcgcgtgcgcgcgtgtgtgtgtgtgcgtgcgcgcgtgtgcgtgtgtgtgcgtgcgtgcgtgcgtgcgtgcgcgcgtgtgtgtgtgtgtgtgtgtgtgtgtgtgtgtgcaggttctGTGTGGTGGCAGTGTGTTATGCTCTGTGTAAATCCACTTCACACACTGAGGAGCTCACACACTTCATCCCCTCTCGCCTCTATAAACGGGTACGcactcatccctccatcatccctccatcatccctccatcatccctccatcatctcATTATCACTTctccatcatccctccatcatccctccatcatcagACTATCGCTTCcccatcatccctccatcatccctccatcatcccttCATTATCTCATCATTTTTCTtccatcatccctccatcatccctccatcatccctcCAGCATCTTTCTATCGCTTCTCCATTATCCTtccatcatccctccatcatctaTTCATATTTCTTCCATCATTCctccatcatccctccatcatctctatcatccctccatcatctctATCATCCTTTATTATCGTGCCATTATctatcatccctccatcatccctccatcatcccaCTCAAACATACGTCTCATCATCCCGCCATCATTTCTCCATCACTTCTCCATTATTCCTCTATTGTCCCTCCATCATCTCTCACATCATCcttatgtttttctgtgtgtgtgtccgtgtgtgtgtgtccgtgtccgtgtgtgtgtgtccgtgtgtgtgtccgtgtgtgtgtgtccgtgtgtgtgtccgtgtgtgtgtgtccgtgtgtgtgtgtccgtgtgtgtgtgtccccgtgtccgtgtgtgtgtccgtgtgtgtgtccgtgtgtgtgtccgtgtgtgtgtccgtgtgtgtgtccgtgtgtgtgtgtgtgtgtgtgtgtagttgctGTTCCTCATGCCGAGGCTTGTGCCAGAGCTGCGTTCAGGTGTGTtagcagcagagagacagaacgatgacgatgatgatgatgatggtggtgatgatgatggtgatgatgatggtgatgagtgcGCTGAtgaagaggagtgtgtgtgtgcttgggcGAGTGTGACGGACTGcaggaggagtgtgaggagcTCTGTCAAAGCACTGTGGGGACACACCACCATCAGGAACCTGCAGAAACACCCGGAACACCaggcaggacacacacacacacacacacgtgcacacacacacacgcacgcacattctctcacacacacacacacacatgcgcgcacacgcacacacacacgcacacacacacacatgcgcgcacacacgcacacacacacacacacacaaacacacgtgcacgttctcacacacacacacacacacacacgtgcacattctctctcacacacgtgcacacacacacacctgcacattctcacacacacacaaagtaaaccacacagaatcagaaacacacagagccCATCTTCTATCACACAAAGAAATTGCAGTAACCtaatgcctgtgtgtgtgtgtgtgtgtgtgtgtgtgtgtgtgtgcacgtgtgtgtgcacgtgtgtgtgcacgtgtgtgtgcacgtgtgtgtgtgtgcacgtgtgtgtgtgtgtgtgtgtgtgtgtgtgtgtgtgtgtgtttgttcagttGTCGTTCTCTGAGTGGCTGATGTTCGAGCTCCGAGTGCAGCGCAGTCGAGATGCTCTGACTGATAcagagaggtacacacacacacacacacacacacacacacacacacatacacacacatacacacacacacacacacacacacatatacacacacacacacacatacacacacacacacacacacacactctctctctgcttggTTAGTAATATAAATGAACTAACACTTAACACTTGCGTTAATCGTGTTCAGGCAGGTGTATGAGCGGTGGGCGTGTCTGCAGTGGTTcctccctctgtgtgtgagcGCAGGAGGCTGTAAAGGAAACACGGCAACAGCGTGTACACACATAATCAACGCTGTGCTGGATGCAgggtcagacacacacacacacacacacacacacacacacacacacacactgggtcgTGCAAGACAACTAAACTTCCACATGTAAAAGCTGAAAACTCCTCATCTGATATCAGACAGCTGGATGTGTTTGGAGGAGAGTGTTTGAtcatcaggagtgtgtgtgtgtgtgtgtgtgtgtgtgtgtacagtgtgtctcCAGTGCCGTATTCCCCAGCTCCACCTCACACAGACTCCTGTTGTGTAGACGTTCTGGCCAGACTGCAGGTATGCcacattgagtgtgtgtgagtgtgtgtgagtgtgtgtgagtgtgtgtgtgagtgtgtgtgagtgtgtgtgtgagtgtgtgtgagtgtgtgtgagtgtgtgtgagtgtgtgtgagtgtgtgtgagtgtgtgtgagtgtgtgtgtaaaaaccaAGTAAAAAGCTGCAGTAACAACTGATGGGTGGTGACAAAAggacacacgcgcacacacacacacacacactgcattagtGTACGTATAATATGAATTATATTGTGATAactgtgcgcgtgtgtgtatgtgtgtgtgcgtgtgtgtgtgtgatggtgtgtgtgtgtgtgtgtgtgtgtgtaggagctgcTGTGGGAGCTGCAGTTCACACGCAGcagtagagtgagagaggaggGTCTCTTCCTGTGGGATCTGATAGATCAAAGGTGCTCAGTGACCTTTGAACCCAAGAACATCAGCTCTGAGCTGGAGCTCCAGAGAACGCTGCACACCTGCAACaggtacgcacacacacacacacacacacacacacacaccaagctaTTAAAGCATTTATAAAATATCACAGTGGTAAGCACTgactcctctgtgtgtgtgtgtgtgtgtgtgtgtgtgtgtgtgtgtttgtgtgtttgtgtttgtgtgtgtgtgtgtgtttgtgtgtttgtgtgtgtgtgtgtgtgtgtgtgtgtgagacagtgtgatcCTCGCCGTTCCGTCTCCgctcctggtgtgtgtgtgtgctgctggagGAAGAAGCATACTGGACTGCACAGCGCTCATGGATCATATAAATAATCATCAGGttatactctcacacacacacacacacacacacacacacacacacacagaaaggcaGACGTGTTTCCctgttgtttgtgttgtttatttgtgttgtgtattaGAGGAGGGTGTGTTCTCCTGCCGGGCTTCTTTCCTGCTCCTTGACGACCCACTTCCTCTCAGTAAGCCCCTCCCACTTtttcacaatgtgtgtgtgtagtgattgtTGAATGATAGAATGGTGATGTGTGCTTCCACATGTGTGTAAAGTTTGTATAATTTGTGTCTGTgaacataatgtgtgtgtgtgtgtgtgtgtgtgtgtgtgtgtgtgtgtgtgtgtgttgtaggctgTGCTCAGTGCGAGTGTGAGTTGTGAGTCTCCTGTTGAAGCCGTTAATGCGACTCTGTCTCAGCTCAGTGTGCACTGCCCCCTTCTGCTGCTGGCTGCtgcggtaacacacacacacacacacacactatacacacactatacacacacacacactatacacacactatacacacacattatacacactatacacacatgcTGTACATATTCACTCACAGTGTATTGTCTTTACTGTAGTTTATAGTAGAGTttagagtgttgtgtgtgttgttgtgtgtgtgttatgggtgtgtgtgtgtgtgtgtgtgtgtagcggtggTGGGGGTGTGTCTCTCCGGTGTTGTGTTCTTTGTGGGAGCGTGTGATTGGAGGGCAGCAGCCTGAAATGCTACAGCTACTGACCAACTGCACTCAGTGGGccagcaggtaacacacacacacacacacacacacacacacacacacctacacacatacctacacacacacacctatacacacacctacacacacacacacacacacacctatacacacatatacctatacacacacctacacacacacctacacacacatacatacacctacacatacatatacacacacacacacacacacacctatacacacacacacacctacacatacatacacctacacatacatatacacacacacacctacacatacctacacacactactactgtgtatgtatgtatgtgtgtgtgtgtgtgtgtgtgtgagcaggtggGTGAGGCGTCTCCCAGGTGCTCTCCCCTCGGCTCCTGCGCTGGTGTTAGCGGTGTGTGTGCACCGAGCGGTAGAACAGCAGGGCGGCGATACTGAGCGAGTTAAAGCTGAACTTACTCTgatacagcagcacagagaggtGAGAcacgctaatgctaatgctaacgaGTGGATCTCTGACCCTGGatcagtgaggtgtgtgtgagtgtgtgagtgtgtgagcgtgtgtgtgtgagagtgtgtgagtccAACCCAGCTGATCTAGGTTTAGCTTTATCGTCCTAACATTCCCCCTTggtgttaaaatgtaaaaacatttgtgctcagtgttactgtgtgtgtgtgtgtgtgtgtgtgtgtgtgtgtgtgtgtgtgtaggtgctggTTTTTCTGCTCTTCTTCTACATAACAGACCTCCTCTCTGAACACCTTTCACCACaggtattacacacacacacacacacacacacaatatacaatatacagtacagagACTGGGTGtgtatgagatgtgtgtgtgtatgcggtGATTGTGTttagaatggtgtgtgtgtgtgtgtgtgtgtgtgtgtgtttgtagaatGCTGACTGTTGTGTTTCTAGtgatgtgaggtgtgtgtattacatgtatagttgcttgtgtgtgtagtgatgtgtaagaatgtgtgtgggtagtgatgtgtgtaatgaagtgtgtgtgtgtgtgtgtgtgtgtgttagtatgtatGTAATGAAGTGTATGGGTAGTGATGTGCGTAGTGATGtgtaatgaagtgtgtgtgtgtatgcggtGATTGTGTttagaatggtgtgtgtgtgtgtgtgtgtgtgtgtttgtagaatGCTGACTGTTGTGTTTCTAGtgatgtgaggtgtgtgtattaatgggCATGTATAgttgcttgtgtgtgtagtgatgtgtaagaatgtgtgtgggtagtgatgtgtgtgtgtgtgtgtgtgtgtaatgaagtgtgtgtgtgtgtgtgtgtgttagtatgtatGTAATGAAGTGTATGGGTAGTGATGTGCGTAGTGATGtgtaatgaagtgtgtgtgtgttgcaggctgGCGGGAGTGTGAGTCGTGCTCAAGGCCTCAGTGTTCATCTCGTCACCCTGCTGGCCGACTCGTCTGATTGGCTGTCCCTGTTCCACCAATCAGGGCGCAGTATGGAGCACACGATTATGATCTCTGTTAAATTACATAACGCTGTAACACTGTACTAATcgttaataatcacacacactaatcgttaataatcacacacactaatcgtTAATAATCACCACGACCTGACTGTGTAATTTATTCACAGAAGAGCGCAATGCCTACGCGAGGCTCGTCTCCATGGTAACCACAGACCTGTGTGCGCGGCTGATGCCGTTTGCGTTGTTCAGGTGAGGCAGCAGGTGGTTCATATTTAATCATCATACCAAACGATACTGCTGCTAAGCTCAGctcgtgcgtgcgtgtgtgtgtgtgtgtgtgtgtgtgtgtgtgtgtgtgtgtgtgtgtgtgtgtgtgtgtagcgtgttGGCGGATGTCGATGCGAGTGTGTTGAGCAGACTGATGCTGACCCCAGGGTTCCTCCCCCCAGCTGTGATGTCATACACCGCGCTGATGAAGCTCTTCCTGCTCGGACACACTGCAGACGTCAGGGCCGACACACTGcagcaggtcacacacacacacacacacacacacacacacactgcagcaggtcacacacacacacacacacacacacacacacacacacactgcagcaggtcacacacacacacacacacacacacacacacacacacactgcagcaggtcacacacacacacacacacacacacacacacacacacacacacacactgcagcaggtcacacacacacacacacacacacacacacactgcagcaggtcacacacacacacacacacacacacacacacacactgcagcaggtcacacacacacacacacacacacacacacactgcagcaggtcacacacacacacacacacacacacacacacacacacacactgcagcaggtcacacacacacacacacacacacacacacacactgcagcaggtcacacacacacacacacacacacacacacacacacactgcagcaggtcacacacacacacacacacacacacacacacactgcagcaggtcacacacacacacacacacacacacacacacacacacactgcagcaggtcacacacacacacacacacactgcagcaggtcacacacacacacacacacacacacacacacacactgcagcaggtctctcacacacacacacacacacacacacacacacacacactgcagcaggtctctcacacacacacacactgcagcaggtctctctcacacacacacacacacacacacacacacacacctgcacttcCCTCAGCTTCCACAGCGCCATCTACTGGTGTGACAATACTGTACTCAACCAtcattactctgtgtgtgtgtgtgtgtgtgtgtgtgtgtgtgtttcagatcctGTGTGGAGCTCAGCACATTGTTCTGAAGAGCATCTCTTTGACTCGCCCAGGCTCCATCACACACAGCCAGTTAAGACAGGTATACTcatcaccgtgtgtgtgtgtgtgtgtgtgtgtgtgtgcttaaaaaattttttttaaaaagcaaccATTTGGCTATAAGGTTGTCACGATACTAAAACTTTGAAACCAATCCCCAGTGTAATATCACGATTCTTAATACCAAAACAACACTctggccaaaaataaataattaaataactaaaatgaggaacacacacacacacacacacacacacacacacacacacacacacacacacacacactcatacactcttcTGGAGCCGGTGTGAGCGTCTCGTCCGTACGACTCGCACTAACGCTCGATTTGACGTACTTATAGACAAAATATGTCACATTATCagcattaaagcattaaattaaattcatcaacaataaattaacattaaattgtTACAGAAGTGAATTAACTTTGTGTGCAGCTTTGTGTACGTTGTGCGACGCCACTGTGTGTAACGTCACTCACACAACTTTAATCCACAGCAGCACAAAGTACATTTATTACCTAATTTATCAGAAAGGTGTATTACAGGTGCAGAGGTACACACCTGCAGGTGAGGGAAGTGGGAAATAATGCAGgtagaacattattattattattattattattattattattaaccaatCAGAGTGAATCTCACAAACAGCATGTCaggttctgtgtgtttattacaaaaCATCTGCATCAATATACACACTggtcaaaataaaaacatttgattgctcagtccaacacacacacacacacacacgcgcgcacacacactttgcGATTAGGTGCTGTGTGCTCCTCTGTCCTGTTCTGATCCCGTTTTTCCCTCGAGCTCGTCCCCTTTGGTCGTTATTAACGATGTTCTATTACATGTGTTACagttcaaaaataataaataaataaacagtgctgTTAAAAACAGGAGCGATAAAATCCTCCATATCGCAACACTTGAGATTCGCGGTTTATTCAGTGTTGCCAGGTCCACGGTTTTCCTGCAGCACATGAACTCtggattgtttgtttgtttgtttatttgtttgtctatttattgttAGTATGTTGGAggtttgtaaatattacatacGTTATATTAATTACTTAGACAATGCTCTTCAGCGTTAGGGttaaaatgcactatataaaGTGGAGTAAATGGGTTTGTGAGGAATGTTTTAGGATTTTGGTGTCATGTTGCTTCCGTCACCTGGCAACCGATTTATTCCTCCAGACAGTTAGCATGCGAGCAGCTCGATACGCCGCCTGCGCTGTTCTGTCTTCCAGCTGACGGTCTGTTTACTAACCCACTGCTCTGGCCTTTAATCaggggaagagtgtgtgtgtgtgtgtttgaaaacaatctctctctctctctctttctgtctatctgtctgtcattcactctctttctttctttctctctggctgcctgtctctctctctctttctatctgtctgtctctccttccttctttctctctggctgactgtctctccttccttctttctctctggctgactgtctctccctctttctttctttctctctctttgtctctgtctgtctttctctctctctctctggctgcctgtatctctgtctctctccctctttttctttctctctctctctctctctggctgcctgtatctctctctgtctctctctttctctctctctctctggctgcctgtatctctctctgtctctctctttctctctctctggctgcctgtatctctctctgtctctctctttctctctctctctctctctggctgcctgtatctctctctgtctctctctttctctctctctctctctctggctgcctgtatctctctctgtctctctctctctctcagatggaGGAGGAGTGTATGGAGCTCGACCCCGAGGTGGCAGCTGCGCTCTCGGCTCTGATGAACCctgatgacctttgacctgcaGGACTTCTCGGTGATGAGAAGACTTCTCCCGTTTGTCACTTTGTCGCTCATGATGAACTCTGAGCTCTGCaggaggattgtgggtaattaTAGCGAGCTGCGATTGACATGGACACGCAAAGGAATTCTGGGAAGTCCGCTCGGCGcagcaggaaacaggaagtaaacagaCTTGACTGTTCTGTGATGATGTGAAtgcaataaaacacagtgaTGCAGTGAAGTGCACTTAAAAGTGTGTTTAGTGGTCACTTTAGGCTGTAGGGCGCATCGGAGCGACCGCTCAGTCCGCCGTGTTGCTCTGTACCTgaccggtacacacacaca contains:
- the LOC113525787 gene encoding Fanconi anemia group A protein isoform X1, which codes for MEDWSLSQSTQRRTFTSLIASRLGRKRRLQSHSELQEASISLINHNQNISALLQETAAGAGGDTHTCEVSSALDDGSKLRVGEIRANVLECELRRQADELCVPVSVLSVRMVMDRIAALQGDRDSAMISSAHKAELILLLHAARELLNVGVFSPKLFWQEYWKSQPVLEVVYRLHTEELLPLQYTLTSESGVCVWLVSQLQSLCECRVTEEEGDVRHHILSTVVCVLVRVGFEDVQDSSVSHSCCSVLDSMLSWLLDSLENTHTSHTSHTSHTTDPSHTSHTTDPSHTSHTTDPSHTSHTTDPSHTSHTTDPSHTTHTTHTTHTTDPSHTSHTTHTSHTTDPSHTSHTTDPSHTTHTTHTTDPSHTSHTTDPSHTSHTTDPSHTTHTTHTTDPSHTSHTTDPSHTSHTTDPSHTSHTTGPSQRVPAAAVWLRVFETSVFGVSVSEDAVRRFFTHTLTHTLTHRPRLKVSDAIAMQSQWSFAKTSPLMTSLLCKVCVVFSMEEVCSHLQQVLETLEVNWQNVLSCISTLLVYHTHTQACLKELLSRLLSSAFHSYDVEKMITAFLLARQGALEGPAIFPSYSDWFKISFGGASGYHGNSKKSLVFLLKFLSDLVPFDPPQYLKVHVMHPPYVPGKHRSLLQEFISLSRTRLSDLKVSVEQMGMYEVVSGAATEVQPECVAQQDVEKALALFQSTGRISATVMEASIFRRPYFLSRFLPALLTPRVLPEKPDNRMAFIEALRKAEKIPAALYSSYTESCMRQQQGEGVCDAQEQDPQVGVHTQLLQLRRLLSTGAAEGEVRAQVALLSQTLSRVCDHLDQQRECESITLTLDPHTPSHTPPVVNVILQGFCECVLAACRVAPPNRQCQWVGVFLKMLIGHTQLYTHILHRLLQLLYLQGPSLSPAHVLALAVLVVELHVCRDQSPPVHLSHSTCLTHSTCLTHSTCLSPSEALSDALPFSTASGMEFCLRFCVVAVCYALCKSTSHTEELTHFIPSRLYKRLLFLMPRLVPELRSGVLAAERQNDDDDDDDGGDDDGDDDGDECADEEECVCAWASVTDCRRSVRSSVKALWGHTTIRNLQKHPEHQLSFSEWLMFELRVQRSRDALTDTERQVYERWACLQWFLPLCVSAGGCKGNTATACTHIINAVLDAGVSPVPYSPAPPHTDSCCVDVLARLQELLWELQFTRSSRVREEGLFLWDLIDQRCSVTFEPKNISSELELQRTLHTCNSVILAVPSPLLVCVCAAGGRSILDCTALMDHINNHQRRVCSPAGLLSCSLTTHFLSAVLSASVSCESPVEAVNATLSQLSVHCPLLLLAAARWWGCVSPVLCSLWERVIGGQQPEMLQLLTNCTQWASRWVRRLPGALPSAPALVLAVCVHRAVEQQGGDTERVKAELTLIQQHREVLVFLLFFYITDLLSEHLSPQAGGSVSRAQGLSVHLVTLLADSSDWLSLFHQSGRKERNAYARLVSMVTTDLCARLMPFALFSVLADVDASVLSRLMLTPGFLPPAVMSYTALMKLFLLGHTADVRADTLQQILCGAQHIVLKSISLTRPGSITHSQLRQMEEECMELDPEVAAALSALMNPDDL